The Miscanthus floridulus cultivar M001 chromosome 6, ASM1932011v1, whole genome shotgun sequence genomic interval gagcgacggtcgaccaagaatagcatggtaggtgccgtcgaagtcagcgaccacgaagttgacgtagtcggtgcggaagtggtccggggtcccaaactgcacaggtagcgtgatctgccgagaggtgtagagctctgtccgggagaacaccccagaactgtgcctcgtacggcttgaggtccgcctgagctatcttagGGCGGGCAGActttcttgaacagtatatcaatggagcagccgccatcgattagtactctgtcgaactaaaccttgttaatacaaggattgaggaccaggggaaaacaccctggcttaggtattgtggcccattggtcctttctgctgaaggagatttcatggtgagaccacagagggagccgtggatcggtgaggaggttgtcggtgttggccatgttcaagcaagcgcgggcgagcaacttgcgttctcgttggtctcgatggacactttgcctccgatgatggtgtgtacacgatcggttggcttgatgtacttgtgacgagggtctacatcgtcgtcatcgttatcctcgttgcgctgttcccctgcgtcgttaggcttgtcggatgtatccggagcctgttgacgcgtgtagatagacttgagaacgccaattctccatggtatggtttgacttaggatggagctggcagggccctttcaatgctttggcgtagtcgtcttcgtagttacgacgtccgccaccctttttaacggtgttgacctcgccgtcgtcttcccgagcacgcttgctcctgtaatcgtcacggcggttacgccgctgattacgttggtcggtggtcgcgggagtcgttgcgctggttgcggcggtcaaaattgtcgttccgaccacggttgccgggtagtcgtcgcggtgtggggggtggtcggagcgtggaacccttgctgcttcttcaataattatctttttagcgtcgtcggcgtccgcatatttcttagcggtggccaggagcgctgtgaccgattcaggtctcttgcggaggagcttgtcccttagggcgtcgtggaagcggaggccagtgatgaaagcctcgattgcctcgttgtcggagattgatgggaccttgatgcgcatctccgagaaacgccggacgtactcgcgcagtggctcatcttttatctcgaatccgttgcagatcgtatttgttgcctggttgttcacaagtagcaatgaagttgtcgatgaaggcttgcttgagctcctgccaagagtcaaagtagttcgccggcaagctgaccagccattggtgacctgcatggccaacagcgactgggaaatagttagacatgacgtgctcgtcagccatggctgatctgcacgtagtttcatagagcatgacccataattcggggttttccttgccgtcgtacttctgaagtttctcgagcttgaaattcttgggccatatgacttggcgaaggtgtggagtaaactgcttcaaacccggcgggccgtgggcagtgtcatattccatacggatAACTTTCgtggatgctcgatcgtcggctctctggttgatgcgagcgcgcagatcgcgtccaccgaggtaatggcggagatcgttattgccatccggcgatctcgattgccatctggattagccctgcgaccgtggttatcgcggcgattgtcggttgctcggcggttatcgtcccggacgtccggcggttgtcgtcccgacggcggttgtcatcctggccaccatcatggccaccgtttccaccttgacggttgtctgatgggtcgttgttgcgcgagccacgttggttgagtggctgtgagcgacttgggtgctggcggctgtggcttgactcgactgagacggatggagcccggcttggtttacaatctctgcggtctgggccatagcagccgtcagataggcttgtatttcatcgcgaactgcttgggtttccgggtgttgggtagccgttgcattgtcgccatggcgacggctacgttggcgcttggagtcctgaagacctgtttgtcccccaccctgtcgaaagcatcgttgaggtcacgtggctggacccttatgcgtcgtgcctcctggtctgcttcggcttcgatttgtcggcgattaaaccggtcaatattgcgtgcttcgcgtgcagtcctttcttgttctgtttcgccaactgctggcggttcgtcattgctgacaacatggatcaaatcccctcgtcttggcgggaaagacgggaattgtgagaaccccggggcgtggtctgggatatccagatcgtattgacgccttcatcttcgtgatgctgaagctcggtgtggacagatgcattagatgcgatgccagacgaggagctggagtcgccctcttggactgtgtggacggatccttcttgataatcttcaatccggatcatgttgacgaagttgcgtggcttcggccgaggtcggtgcataaaacacagatccaagcggcgttgtaggttatacgcgtagctggaggcagcgtttcgcaggccgtagggctggacctggtggttctccatcgaggcttcgtactcgagagccggagacccgtcgcgaaggctggccggcgagcgcgagcgcccttcaggagtagatatgaccacgagatctgtaccaagtcgtgcaggacgactggtccgagctggtcgggtagatctgttgtggggagcggttacctgctcattaggttgactttgaatcgtacttaccagagctagggtttcagcgagtttggtgccgacccgatcgatggagtcgagcaggtcggtgttgtcgatctgcttccctttgtagcggggaagcggatgacgagttgtcggcgtggctgaagatgatgcaggcatggtcggagccagatgtaccatggtcggagccagatccatcgtggtcggagccgtatccgtcgtggtcggagccgtagccgatgcaggtgaagcagtggtcggcgcagactgaatccacgcctcctccgggtcatggcgatgaagtcgtcagccggtggtccaggtgatctggccaacggtgaacgtgaggccgttcggcgtagccatggagccggagatgatgaccatcttgtttgcttggagagcagtacgcacaccccctacctggcgcgccactgtcgacgaaatatggtcggcagtctacctaggggtatgccaaATACCACTTGGAATCCGATGGTGGGTGTCGGAATCCAACATGGCCGACTTGGccaaaaaaaagaaaggacatGGCTAAATGGGTATCTGGTAACACTGATGGCTATGCAATCATCTGGATTTTAGCGACTTGTGAAACTTTTCAGAATCCAGACGTCCATCGAGTTTTCTTTCCACAATTGTTTATGGAGCAGGAAGGGCGGGCCtgatgcaagcggtagagtcttaccgcctgtgaccggaaggtcccgggttcgagtcgcggtctcctcgcattgcacaggcgagggtaaggcttgccactgacacccttccccagaccccgcgcagagcgggagctctctgcaatGGGTACGCCCTTAATTGTTTATGGAGCAGATCAAATTGAAATAGCATTTAAAACCTTAAAGCTTCTAACCTTAACaccagtttttttttaaaaaaaacttaacACCAGTACCAAGGTTGATCATATTCCTAATTCAAATTAACGAACAACTTCAGTCAATTGATATAAACTGTAAGAAACCAAATTCATTCTTAACGTCAGCAATTCAGTagaagggcgtacccagtgcagagagctcccgctctgtgcggggtctggggaagggtgtcagtggcaagtcttaccctcgcctgtgcaatgcgaggagaccgcgactcgaacccaggaccttccggtcacaggcggtaagactctaccgcttgcaccaggcccgcccagCAATTCAGTACACGACAAAAATAAAGCTACATTAGCCAGATAAATTCTTGAATATGTACATCAATCATATAATTTTGGACAGTGTAACGAAAACAGAATTCGTTACCATGCATGCACATGCAAACCGCTGTGAAGACATTTGCTATTGTTTGTTTATACAGGAAACAAGTCAACAACTACATCTAAACTTTCCAGTAATGCAAAAAAAAAGTACAATCCTATATCAAATCACCTGCAGAGAATCATGCAAATTTTAATGCAGTTCTTTGAGTGCCAAAGACAAGAAGTACTGTTTATCCCTCAGAAACCCCTTTCCCATCTGTGACAGATATGATTATGAATGCAGGAGGTTGCCTAAGTACCATTAGGATTGGAATAGGATTGCATCATCTATGTTCAAGGAGAGAGTCTCTAATCATGCAATCACTTGATAAGCATTCCTTCACATGACTAGGATGATGCATTGACTACCTAACtttcttttatttatatataagTTAAACCCTGCTAATTTGTCTGCTTCAAGTAACTCTCTTCGTTGTTAGCAAATCCATAACCTAGAATCTTCGACTAGACTAGAAGGCAGTCGACGACTCCAAACAGCAATGCTCGAGCAAAAATCCCCTAAATTCTAAGCAGCGATCTTAACAGACAACCAACTTGTAACCGAGTCCACGGAAGAAGCTGTGATCTACGCATCGGTCGATCTAACCAAGCTCAAGAAACCTAAAAGGATAATCTCCATGAAGCCTGGACCTGGAGCAGGCCTGGACTAACCTGGATGCTGAAATCGCCGCCGAGGGCGACGTCGTGGGATCCCTCGCCCTCGGCGAAGAAGTCCCCTGCGGCAGGGTTGGCCGCGCCGGGGCTTCGGGAGCCCTCGAGCATCACCAGGCGCTCCCGCTGATCGAGATCGGCGGCGAGCGCAGCGAGGTCGAACTCGGAGAAGAAGGGGCCCTGCAGGGCGGTGTTAACGCAGTGCACGGCGCAGAGCTTCCCCTCCTGAACCTCGTGGTACAGCAGCCCGCCGTTGCTCGCCGCCTCCATCGCGCCGCTCCAAAACCTTGCAGAAGCCCCTCCCTACGATGCGGTGCGATTCGGCACTTCGCCGCCTCGAGCCCTCGATGTATCACAGATTCAAGCCAGGATCGATGAGGAGATAAACGAAAACGGCCGACGGCGGAAAGGGAAGGCGGAGGGGAGGAGTGTGAGTGTTTTTTGCGTGTacatgccattaaaaaagttcgAACGAGCCATTAAAAAAACTGACTATGTGATCGTTCTGAATTTCTTTACTCTCCGAGTCATTCCGTCGGTGGTCGTTTTTCACCGTTACATGTGGATCCGATCAGTTAAAACGTCCATAATACCCCTCTCATCCCTATCCTCTCTCTCTCAAACTGATGCCGAGGCTAGGCTGGGCGGCCGCGCGGAGCAGCGGCGCCGAGGCGGTCACCGAGCTACGTCGAGCGAGGCTCTTCACCTCCTACTACGCGCGCTGCTCCTTCCCCGGGCGCCCCCCAGCAGCCGGAGGTGGTCGGACAGACACCTCCGCTCCCGTGCGTGGCTAGGGGCGAGACTGACGATGGTTGAGCTCCGACGAGCACCCGTCCGCGCCCGCCGCCAGACACGTCCCGCGCCGTCGGCCGCGACACCTCCAGCGCTGCCCTGTCCCCGCGCGCCCCGCCCCACGAGCTCCAATCGCCATGGCCGCGTGCGCCCctgcccgccatggccgtcgcccgCGAGACCTCTAGCGCCACCCTGGCCCTACGCGCCCCGCCCCGCGAGTTCCGGCTGCCATGGCCGCACAACCACGTCCTCGTCCACGCCCGGCTTCCCCTCGGCTCGAGCTCGCGGTTGCCATCCCCTCCGTCAGCGCCGGTGCTCGCGGCCGTGGGCGTGCCCGCCGCGCTCTGCCGCCGCGCGCTCCGGCGCGGGGCGAGGTGCAGGCGTGCCTCCCGTGCCCGCAGCAACTGCAGCGCCCGCCATGGCCAGCCGCCGACGCCGCTACCCGGCTGGCACCTCCTCTGCACGTCGCAGCTCCACGGGCCCACGCATGTCTCCACCTCGCTCCCCGCGCTGCCTCCCACCCACCGTCGCCCCGCCTGTGCGCGAGCACACCCTCCATGTTTTTTTAGTTCCGCTCCACGTTTTTAGCCAAACGGTTTTAGCTCAACGCATTCTGTTCCAGAAAAAAAAAGTAAAGTTGTAAGAGCCCATAAAGAGATGTTCCATaaactcctttttttttttttttgagctgcTCCTACAAACGCAGCCTTCCCTCAAGCTCTGTCCCTGCTCCCTGCGCAGGAGTTGGGAGCTGCTCGGCTGATGCCGTCGCGGCAGCGGCGTCCCGAACTCCCGATTCGCGTCGTGACAAATGGACATGAACCGCATCAGTTAACAATCAGCAGAAGCTCTGTTTCATTATCCCAACATTCCAGTAGGTGTCCGGATCAGAGCCATGTGCCATCACATAACCTTAGCCGCTTTACAGTGCTCCTTTTGCCGGATCAATTAAATTCCCCATCAAGCATCACAGCCATAAGCCATTCTCGTTTGAGGCCTACTTTCGTGCAATCCAGACGTCGTGGTCCAAACGCGGATCGGCGGTGCCGACGGGGGGAAACCCCCTCGCTATTACGCCCGAGCGAGATCGCTATCCGTGGCCGTCTTCGTTCCCATCCCACACCCTACTCCTCGGTCGTCACTCGTCAAGTCGTCAGCAGTCAGCACCCAGCACTCACCGGCCCCAAACTTCCAAAACCTCCTTGGAACCAAGCAGAAGATGTCAGACTCGACGGCGGCTGCCGCCGCGGGCGACGCGGTGTTCGAGCGGTGCCTGCTCGTGCTGTACCTCATCAGCCCGCTCACTGTGCTGGCGCTCCGCTTCATCTCCGCGCCGTACGGCAAGCTCTCCCGCCCGGGCTGGGGCCCCGTCCTCCCGGCCCCGCTGGCGTGGTTCCTCATGGAGAGCCCCACCCTCTGGCTCCCGCCGCTCGTCCTCctccgctcgccgccgccgccgctctcaaGCCCGATCGCCGCCCTCCCCGCCGCGCTCTACGCGTTCCACTACGTCCACCGCACGCTGGTCCacccgctccgcctcgcccgcctGCACCGCGCCCCGGCCCCCGTGCCGCTCCTCATCGCCGCCTGCGCCTTCGGCTTTAATCTCCTCAACGCCTACGTACAGACCCGCTCCTTCGCGCTCCATGCCGGCCGCCCGGCGTCCCCCGCCCGCTGCCTCGCCGGACTGGCCCTCTTCGCGTGGGGGGTGCGGACGAACATCGCGGCGGACAAGGAGCTGCTGCGGCTCAAGGAGGCCGGAGGCGGGTACAAGATCCCGAGGGGCGGGTTGTTCGACCTGGTCACCAGCCCCAATTACTTCGGCGAGACGGTGGAGTGGCTGGGCTTCGCGGTGGTGGCGTGGACGCCCGCGGCGTGGGCGTTCTTCCTCTACCTGCGCCAACCTCGGGCCGAGGGCCAGGGACCACCGCCGCTGGTACGTACAGAAGTTCGGCGGCGAGTACCCGGCGTCGCGCAAGGCGTTCATCCCCTACATCTACTAGGCGAATTGGTGATGTATGTACTGTACtctaataaaaaaaatcaaatgctGTGCAATGGAAATGCGAATTTATTTAACCAAAGATTTTCGGCCGGTACAAAAAttcctaatggagatgacaatggccccgttcggcttaccctatatccaGCTTGTTCGTATTTTTTTTCTTCagtcaaaacagtgtttttctctcgtaacaattcagtcagaacaatgttttcagccagtttcagctaaaatTCGACGAGCCGATCGGGGCCCATGTTTCGAAAATTTTGGCGAATGTCTTGGGCATAATGAGATGTATTTGCCTCTCTGTTGTGCGAGAACGTAGCGTGTGCAATGACAGCACGAGCGTGCGAATCATCGGAAGTCCGGAAACCATAATGTGCCCTACGTATCGTTCCGATTTCATATGCTGGCGTTTAATTTTATTTTAAACCATAGCAATTACTAGTAGATTTTGAGCTTTGTCTCGAATTTTGCTTAGGAGTCAGTTGCTGCAACCAATGTAGCATACATTCATGAATTTGTCTGATCCGTGAATCGAACCATACTAGTATATTGCAAAACACATTTTCCTTCAGATGCAAACGATTTACATAAGCTGAGATACGCCTAATAGTTGAGATCAAAGACAATTGtgtaattatatatataaaaaagacaCTGCCACCTTCAATTCGGCGACAAACAGTGGCGGATgtgggatgcgggataagggggggcaaacaacagagatgttgatttgcacgaagatttaacggtgaaatcaagtttttgctacagtaattagcattgaaatcaagaaattagggggggctggagcccccccagccccctttggatccgccactggcgACAAATAGACTAACCTAACAACCTAAACTTCAAGCAATACACGCCTTAATTTGGCCTTCTCCCGGACCTCCTAGCTAGCAAGCTTCCAATTGTCCTACTTGGAACCAAAGAGGCTGCCAAAGACGCTGCCACCGTTGGTCGCAGAGTCCGACTGATGTTGCTCGCGTTCCTTCCTTGACGATTCCACCATGCTCTGCATTGCCGGCGTCGCGAACCTAGACCCAAATTtcggcgccggcgccgctgtGCCGAAAGATGAACACCCGAACGGACTAGTTAGTACTTGCTGAGGCACACCCCCGAACGGATTAATTGCTGCTTGCTGAGGCACACACGCGAACAGACTAGTTGCTGCTTGCTGAGGCTGAAACCCGAACACAGGAGGAGTATGCTTGTGGTGCCGCACCCGTCCCTCCGAACGATTGTTGGAGACTGGAGGCGATGCCCCTGGTGGGCCTCGGCGGGCACCGCATGTTGGCTGCTGGAACGAGAACGGGGATCCCGCCGATGCTCCGTACGGGGATCCTGTCGTCTGTGTCCCGAACGCCGGCGCCGCCGACCAGAATAGCTGCACCGTGGACGCCCGCTGCTGCGCGTGGGAGCTCATGCCAGCAAGCAGGCACGCGCGCCCCGT includes:
- the LOC136459435 gene encoding putative ataxin-3 homolog isoform X2; protein product: MEAASNGGLLYHEVQEGKLCAVHCVNTALQGPFFSEFDLAALAADLDQRERLVMLEGSRSPGAANPAAGDFFAEGEGSHDVALGGDFSIQEYDQPWYWC
- the LOC136459435 gene encoding putative ataxin-3 homolog isoform X1 — its product is MEAASNGGLLYHEVQEGKLCAVHCVNTALQGPFFSEFDLAALAADLDQRERLVMLEGSRSPGAANPAAGDFFAEGEGSHDVALGGDFSIQRAPALRGVWGRVSVASLTLACAMRGDRDSNPGPSGHRR